In the Vigna radiata var. radiata cultivar VC1973A unplaced genomic scaffold, Vradiata_ver6 scaffold_223, whole genome shotgun sequence genome, one interval contains:
- the LOC106753323 gene encoding DEAD-box ATP-dependent RNA helicase 30 isoform X3: MNPYDSRYSDPASFHARRSDFLRSIPPPSLGGRGDAVPYGVFRSNGLGSAPVVPVPPFVPPPGGFSVGRGSGRVGNGHVSDRKYDIGRIGGGRGGGGGVHGFRGSRRGGRHDGGSSRDDLNNITLPKQSFKNLVPFEKNFYVECPALRAMSEQEVVHYRASREITVHGHDVPKPVRMFHEANFPDYCLEVIANLGFAEPTPIQAQGWPMAMKGRDLIGIAETGSGKTLAYLLPALVHVNAQPRLAHGDGPIVLVLAPTRELAIQIQEEALKFGSRTNIRSTCIYGGAPKGPQIRELRRGVEIVIATPGRLIDMLEAQHTNLQRVTYLVLDEADRMLDMGFEPQIRKIVDQIRPDRQTLLWSATWPREVETLARQFLHNPYKVIIGSPNLKANQSINQVVEVVTDMEKYHRLIRLLKEVMDGSRILIFMETKKGCDQVTRQMRMDGWPALSIHGDKNQAERDWVLAEFKSGRSPIMTATDVAARGLARSTHACLVNNWMW; the protein is encoded by the exons ATGAACCCCTACGACAGTAGATACTCTGATCCCGCTTCTTTTCACGCTCGCCGCAG CGATTTCCTTAGATCTATTCCGCCGCCGTCTTTAGGCGGTCGCGGCGACGCGGTTCCTTATGGCGTCTTTAGGTCCAATGGGTTAGGATCCGCACCCGTTGTTCCGGTTCCACCATTTGTACCCCCTCCTGGGGGTTTTAGCGTAGGACGAGGTAGTGGTAGAGTGGGCAATGGTCACGTGAGTGATAGAAAATACGACATAGGTCGTATTGGCGGTGGAAGAGGTGGCGGAGGCGGGGTTCACGGTTTTAGGGGCTCCAGGAGAGGAGGTAGACACGATGGTGGATCTTCTAGGGACGATTTGAACAATATTACACTTCCGAAGCAGAGTTTTAAGAATTTGGTCCCTTTTGAGAAGAATTTTTACGTTGAGTGCCCTGCGTTAAGAGCCATGTCCGAGCAAGAAGTTGTACATTACCGTGCTTCTAGAGAGATCACCGTGCATGGGCATGATGTGCCGAAACCTGTACGGATGTTCCATGAGGCGAATTTTCCTG ATTATTGCCTTGAGGTCATTGCCAATCTGGGTTTTGCTGAGCCCACTCCAATTCAGGCTCAGGGTTGGCCCATGGCAATGAAGGGTAGAGATTTAATTGGCATAGCTGAGACCGGCTCGGGTAAAACTTTGGCGTATTTGCTTCCTGCTTTAGTGCACGTCAATGCTCAACCTCGATTGG CACATGGTGACGGTCCCATTGTCTTAGTATTAGCACCAACGAGAGAGCTAGCTATTCAAATTCAAGAAGAGGCTCTGAAATTTGGGTCTCGAACAAATATTAGAAGTACGTGCATCTATGGTGGTGCACCAAAGGGCCCCCAAATTCGCGAGCTTAGAAGAG GCGTTGAGATTGTTATTGCGACACCTGGTCGTCTAATAGATATGTTGGAAGCTCAGCACACAAACCTTCAAAGAGTGACTTACCTTGTCTTGGACGAAGCTGATCGAATGCTGGACATGGGTTTTGAACCTCAGATACGGAAAATTGTAGACCAG ATTCGACCAGATAGACAAACATTATTATGGAGTGCTACATGGCCAAGGGAGGTTGAAACTCTGGCAAGGCAGTTTCTGCACAATCCATACAAG GTAATTATCGGGTCACCAAATCTGAAGGCAAATCAATCTATAAATCAAGTTGTTGAAGTTGTAACAGACATGGAGAAATATCATAG ATTAATCAGGCTGCTGAAAGAAGTGATGGACGGGAGCCGGATTCTAATTTTTATGGAGACAAAAAAGGGATGTGATCAAGTTACGAGACAAATGAGAATGGATGGGTGGCCAGCACTATCCATCCATGGTGATAAAAACCAGGCTGAAAGGGATTGGGTCTTGGCTGAATTTAAGAGTGGCAGAAGTCCAATAATGACTGCCACTGATGTTGCTGCACGGGGTCTTG